The genomic interval GTAGTGGATGATGCATTATTCTTGAAGAATTTGAGATGAGAGTGAAAGAGTAATATCATGAATTCAATTATTAGGAGTTAGTACTATTCAATAGAAACAAAAGAGGATTCAATTCAACCTCATCATTCATCCATCACCACATATATACTTTTCAACTACCATGGCATCAAACCCTACAAATATGTATCAAAGTCATGTCTTCACTATACTTAATATGGATACCCAAAACCCTAGCTATGCACTTCCTTTCTATACCAACAAATTAGTACTTTGTTTTTTCAAGGAATTTCCTGCATCAGGGTAGAAGACTCAGTCCACCATTGATTATTCCCtttcttgttttaaattattcGTGGAAATCGTTTTGCCCAATTTTATAGTATATCACAAACAGCTTGCAAATCAATGCTTATTGAATCCATTAGAAAAACTCCttcatgtgtttgattttctattCAAAACTATGAAATGGACTTGCAATATGAAACTATGACACTCTTAAATTAGGTTAACCATGTTTTGGAATGTATATTATTTGTGTAATATGTGATGactctattatatatatatatatatatatatatagagtatTAATAGAGactatttttatttaggtttaatatcgcttttggtccctagttttggagggtttgttcaatgtggttctatttttttttttttcataacaattgatcccaccttttgaaaaactgttcaattgagtcctttttgttcatagtggtcccatattcaagtttaaattgtttattatagtccttattgtatacgatgatgacataatttttaacataacatttatgtcaggactgttaaaataacatttggataggtgaatgcatgaaacaACTTATTGACGTAGTAACCAGCACCGTTaaaaaattgacgtcgtaacaaaaaaggagtaaattgaacagttttttcaaaaggtggaatcaattgttactaaaaaaaaggtaggaccatattgaacaaaacctcccaaactagggactaaaagcggtattaagccttttatttaatttttttttctacacatattaatgtttatatatgtttatgtatatattataagttttgTACAAATCTTTTAATAGGTATAGTTGATAGTTCAATTTTTGAAATGTTACACTACATTAAATCAAACCAAACACAGTATATATTTCTATTGAAGTGTCATAAAAAAAGCTCCctatgataatataattttattattttttattttcccttcttaATTTGGCATTTTAACTTTCCACCTTTACAGATTTTGTAATAATTTGAAATCTTAAAATCTGTTGAAGCAAATCCAACCACTGcatataagtaatataaataacCACAATAGCCAGTGAACAGTTTTTAACTTTGTATGCGTTAGCCgccaaccttttttttttatttaggaaaataatatgttaatatagaatttttataacattttgatattttgatatagggtttattaaaatgttactttaataatgaaaaaataacaaacatactttattaaaatgttactttattaaaatgttgtaaaataattagtgtcaaaatataacttttattttatttattcttgttGTCCTATTAGAGTTttcaagtttttaaattaaaaattgaagtaTGAATCTGAATTTTATATCACAAGAAAAACAGTTAATCACtttataattaagaatgtataaatttattattttaaaattttaaattaaaaataatgtttgcaTTTTATATAGATTAGCCTAGTGAGATGAAGTGATAAGTAGTATTTAAGTGattgagaagaaaagttttctttctcttatttggGCTTCcttcaaattttctttgttCTGTTAgttctaatttatttaatttatagttgAACAAACTTCTATATTAATTCATGGTTGAGTGTATTAATTTTtgcatttattatatttaagagCAGTGATTACATGAAGATGGACCCCTCCATATATGTGTGGTCCTGattattagatatatatttgaaaataaataaataaataaataaataaaaacttttgtGAGGATAAATATATCTATAGAGAGGTGGAGaaagagacttgtgcaatgtGCTCCACGTTGCTTTTACTCATTCCATTGTGGAGTGTTTTTTGTGATGCTTCTTCTTATGTTCTTTATGCATATAAGTTATATACACAATCCTTTATAGGacaaactattattttatttttttggtactAATAGATATTGTATTGAAGGATCCGAACGATCATACCAAACAACATAAAAGCAACGATAAGGTTAGACGGTCATTATCGATAAGTAGACGATTAAGGTAAAATGATGATCATAAGTGATTGAGCTGTGATTGAAAATTGATTAAGGTCTCATTAATATAAANCCGAtaaccaaaattataaatacagaTTAAAGGTTAGAGGTAGACATTCTCATTAACtgtgtatttattataatatatagattACCAATGGGATAATTACTGACTTTGGTATTGGAAAATCTTTAGCAGGTACCTTCCTAGTCGGTGAACATAAAAGCAAAAAACCAAATAGTGATCGAACGAagcttaaaaaaagaaaattgtacaGAATTTAAGTGACTTGACCCAATatcgaaataaataaataaataNNNNNNNNNNNNNNNNNNNNNNNNNNNNNNNNNNNNNNNNNNNNNNNNNNNNNNNNNNNNNNNNNNNNNNNNNNNNNNNNNNNNNNNNNNNNNNNNNNNNNNNNNNNNNNNNNNNNNNNNNNNNNNNNNNNNNNNNNNNNNNNNNNNNNNNNNNNNNNNNNNNNNNNNNNNNNNNNNNNNNNNNNNNNNNNNNNNNNNNNNNNNNNNNNNNNNNNNNNNNNNNNNNNNNNNNNNNNNNNNNNNNNNNNNNNNNNNNNNNNNNNNNNNNNNNNNNNNNNNNNNNNNNNNNNNNNNNNNNNNNNNNNNNNNNNNNNNNNNNNNNNNNNNNNNNNNNNNNNNNNNNNNNNNNNNNNNNNNNNNNNNNNNNNNNNNNNNNNNNNNNNNNNNNNNNNNNNNNNNNNNNNNNNNNNNNNNNNNNNNNNNNNNNNNNNNNNNNNNNNNNNNNNNNNNNNNNNNNNNNNNNNNNNNNNNNNNNNNNNNNNNNNNNNNNNNNNNNNNNNNNNNNNNNNNNNNNNNNNNNNNNNNNNNNNNNNNNNNNNNNNNNNNNNNNNNNNNNNNNNNNNNNNNNNNNNNNNNNNNNNNNNNNNNNNNNNNNNNNNNNNNNNNNNNNNNNNNNNNNNNNNNNNNNNNNNNNNNNNNNNNNNNNNNNNNNNNNNNNNNNNNNNNNNNNNNNNNNNNNNNNNNNNNNNNNNNNNNNNNNNNNNNNNNNNNNNNNNNNNNNNNNNNNNNNNNNNNNNNNNNNNNNNNNNNNNNNNNNNNNNNNNNNNNNNNNNNNNNNNNNNNNNNNNNNNNNNNNNNNNNNNNNNNNNNNNNNNNNNNNNNNNNNNNNNNNNNNNNNNNNNNNNNNNNNNNNNNNNNNNNNNNNNNNNNNNNNNNNNNNNNNNNNNNNNNNNNNNNNNNNNNNNNNNNNNNNNNNNNNNNNNNNNNNNNNNNNNNNNNNNNNNNNNNNNNNNNNNNNNNNNNNNTTTGGAGCTGGGGAAAGTGAAGAAAAACCCTTGTGACATTCTGAAATCTGTTGTGCGCAGGTGAGTGAATATGCATTCACGcgatttgattatttatttgatttaaggAATGCATCTATGGAATTGAATTCTTTGTTGAACTTGGTTGATATCTGTGAAGAATATTNGAGTGTTCTAGTGAAAATCAGTTTCTGANTNCTGATTTTTCCTAATTCTTTGCTGCTTGCTGTATGGACTTGTTCAATTGTGTAGtcaattttggaattttaacTATGCTNTGTGTGTGCGCGCGCGCTGGTTTTAAACATTGATTCCCTGTAGTGAAGTTCATTCTACTGCATACTGGTGAAACTATATGTTCttgctatttattttttctaaaggCCCATGTTTGCAACATTGCAGCTAATTTACGTTCATTTCGTTGTCATACACTGGCACTCCCAGCAGATTGCTATTTCTCTGTGTGTAGTTTTTGTTTCAGTAATTGGCAAGTCAAAAGGCACCATTCGTGTTTCATTGCTCCACTCATTCACGTCATATGGCTTTGCGAGGGGTTTGGCAACTTCACAAGCTGATTGTTAGTTACTGCAACTGGGGTGGAAGTAGCAGAGGAATAAGGTACAAGTACAATTTTGTCATATCTTCAATTCTATGTATCTTATGCTTGGCAACAGTGAACTACTGAATTTCTACCTATATTTGTAACATTGCATTTAATATCTGAGATAATGTTTCTATGTTTTGAAGGGATGGAGTGGAATAGTTCATAAATGGCATGTGATTTTTTGTTACTAGATGGATATTTGAAATTCCTCTCAGGACTTTGCAACTGAAATATGTTGCTGGCTCGCATAATTTGCTACtaaatttctaataataataacgaGGTTCAAATCAGGCTTGTGCTCTTTGAAATAGACGTCCTATCTTATTTGGTTGTGTTTTTCCTACTGCAGACTTAATCTTTGTTCTTTGATGTTTGCTTGCCGGTAAAGTTTAAGCGTTTGCATTCTTTCATTCTGTTTTGTTTGAGTCTAAAACCCTACATACATGATAACTTTAACTGAACTTTATATTTGNCATCAACATTCTATGTTGCGAGGGATAGTTTTATGAATTACAATTAACAAGTTGTTATTGCTTTTTTTTGGTGATTGTACAAATATCTTAGTCTTACCATTTTTTGTTTTGCCACTTTGGCTGTGATTACTGACTTTATGCTACTAATACccttttaacaattaaattagaaaaaaagttcaaaatctACTCTACTTCTTGATAACCACATTTCTCCCTCTTATCTCCTTTGCACTATTACTGAAATTTTATTGGAACTAGAATGATATGAACGAGTataattttcatgttttcataCTGCTCTGAATATTGGATtctcaatttagttttaaatatttgaataggGCATTTATGGAGTCTCAGTTGCCAATATTTAAAGAGAAGAATCCTCAATTAGAGGTGGTCACTGAGAAGAATCCTCAATTAAGGTGGTCACTGAGCTCATCCGCGGTCAGCATCCTCATCTGAAGGGTTTTTACAGTAAGTTTGTTGTGCTTACTTTGGACTGTGTAACTACTTTCTTTTCCATATGTTTAGTTTATTGATAATTCTCTAATGCAATTTGTATGGGATATTGAATATTGGGACTGTATAAAGGCAATAAGAAATTTATGCTCAAATTTGCGAAGATGAGATTGTTACACTGTATGAGATTGTTACTAGAGAAAAAAGTTGGAGCAGCAGtggaaaaaaatgttatagTCTTGCCTTATGTAGTTTGGCATATGGGAAATAAGGAAATTGGATTAGATGGAAGGTTGTTGAATGTTTAGAGATAAAACAAAAGACTATAGGGGGaacatttaaaaagaatttatattaaatggtTTATGATTTATTAGGATGCAATGGTGCTGTGATCCATGTAGCCTACTCCACCAAGTTGGAAAATGCTTTTGTTGTGATTGATGATTCTCTAATGAAATGCAGAGAACAAAAATCAGCGAGTGATATGTGTGAAGAATATGGATCAGAAGACATACTTTTGCATGCAACCAGACTAAGGAATGCATTGGGAAGAAAGGTAGTGAAATTGAGGACAAGACATGTAACCAAACACCCTAGTGTGCAAGGTACGTGGACAACTGCTGTGAAATATTAAGAACTAGGTTTATGAGAAAGTTACCCTTGGTGTATCTGACAAGATTTTCCTTCTCTTCCGGTGATTTAGTCAGTTTGTGAACTGGTGAGAGTAAgttctaattttatatatctGGCGCCATTTCCAGTCAATATTTCATATACCTTTTATCTGGTTATGTTTGTTTGCTTCCCCGTTTTGAGATTGGCGAGATTGAAAAAAGcatgataaaagtgattttttgtTACCTATAAAGCTCTGCTATGTTTTAGTAGAGGGAATGTTGCAATAGGCTATTAGGCCAAATGAAGGAATGTttactttttgaaataaaaaaaaaaatattggtttcATGCCCAAAAGTTGAAATTGGAGTTTAGAATGACTTTGAATCAAGGCAACTNtataattatattttgttcaactttataatttaatttaaaattgaaaacatttatacataaattatttaatttaaaaattagttttctaaGTTTAGTTAGACTCGATTAATTTTTACGAGTTCTATCTAAATCACactaaattttctttaagaaaactGAATCATATAAATTCGCAAACAACCACGTGTCTCATGAATGCGTGTTTGAAAATGGATCACAGTTGTTTCACAGATTAAAAGAGAACCAAGCTTGTTTCACAGATTAAAAGTACATTCAGGAAATGTTATTCCTTATTACATTCTTAGCTTTAATAGATTCTTAAAAGAGTTGTAACATTTACTTTTACCATACTATTACAATAACCATATATCTCTATTCAATCATGCTGCATCCAgcaatgatttttgttttattctgcAAATGACTAAATTTACGTAGAGCTATTTATTCAAGGTTGAACAACTGCTTCAGATTGTAAGACTCAATCACATCTCTGGTACCATTCCACATTAGCTGAGCGAAATGTTCATTAGCTTTATCCGATGGATGAAGAGATTCAAAGAACACGTACTCACCAGGATCGCTGCATAATTTATATTCTTCGATACCCCTTCTCCCTCCACAACTATAATCTCCTCTGTAGGGTCCATCTCCACAACAAGCCACACTCCCCTCTTTGAAACCTTACCAACAAAAAACAATGGAGACAATGGTTACATATGAAGCTTTTTGCTTcttgttttttaagaaaaactatTATATACGTTGAAAGTCCTgtatcgattagagataagatcaatttaaaatatataattaagtgtaaatcatattttataaactgattttatagaattgaatgaaatttaacgaatatattttaaaaatatatatatacaaattaaggGCATGTATATACCATATTTTGAAGGATACTTGATCATTTCCTGCAATATatcatagaaattaaaaattgagtaTTTGAATCCGCTTAATTGTCTTGCTAGGTTTTGAAAAGATCTGGAAAGAGTAATATTGTGTAGTCTGGCAAGAGCAGAAGCTTGTGCTGCAACACATTCTTCTATAGTTGTTCCATTCACGAGTGGCCTTAGTGACGTAACACAACTCAGAGCAGGAAGATTTAGAATcgattttcttccatcttcattgTAAATTCCCTGCgtaaaatatcatttcttaAAATTACAAACATATGAGAACGAAGAATAAttatgagagagagagaaatattaGTGCAATGGTTAGGACAAAGATTAAAATCTACTTTGATCACTGTTGTAATGTTGCCAATGACGAATTCTAGAATATTTTGTTGAGAGTATGGAAAAGTGACATTGATGGGGTTTGAATAGTCATTGGCTCCAACGGAAAATATATAAACAGCTGTGGACAACAATCTTCTGGCTTTGTCTTCTCCAAGTTGCTGTCTCAATTCCCTGCTAACTCTTGTAAAGTACGATCCTTGAGTTGTCAAGTCCATCACCTATAACATCCGAGTAATTGAATTCTATTATAAGAACAACAATGATATgttaatatagattttttttacacTGTTTTGATACaaacatgttattttttaattagatttaaagtatgttaatattataacaaataaaaagtatGTATGTTATTATGTcaatggttaaaaaaatatgtgaaaacatttttttttttatgagaaacatacaaataattgaagtaagatatattattttatatattttttttaggttaaatatgttttcagaCTTCAAATTCATATGGGAAATTAGAATTAGTCTatgtaagaaaatttaatatattttcattctcaGACTAAAAAGATAaatggatataatttttttaattttattatgacaTTAGACTTTTTTCATTTGTTAgtcaaaatagtataaataactcaaatatcatttcaaaatatatttgacat from Vigna radiata var. radiata cultivar VC1973A chromosome 9, Vradiata_ver6, whole genome shotgun sequence carries:
- the LOC106773104 gene encoding GDSL esterase/lipase 5 → MATLRVFVVLVLFVLNIHHSHSENSTIFIFGDSLHDYGNTKYFLAVPFFQGNFHPYGLTFFNFPTGRISDGRFISDVIVRLSKSSRQTFVNAFRLSGDAVNFYVLGARGALIETKEELVMDLTTQGSYFTRVSRELRQQLGEDKARRLLSTAVYIFSVGANDYSNPINVTFPYSQQNILEFVIGNITTVIKGIYNEDGRKSILNLPALSCVTSLRPLVNGTTIEECVAAQASALARLHNITLSRSFQNLARQLSGFKYSIFNFYDILQEMIKYPSKYGFKEGSVACCGDGPYRGDYSCGGRRGIEEYKLCSDPGEYVFFESLHPSDKANEHFAQLMWNGTRDVIESYNLKQLFNLE